In Streptomyces sp. Li-HN-5-11, the sequence TCCTCGTGGTCCGCGCACTCGGCGAACTCGTGCTGTACCGGCCCTCCTCGGGCGCCTTCGTGTCCTACGCCCGGGAGTTCCTGGGCGAGAAGGGCGCCTACACCGCGGGCTGGATGTACTTCCTCAACTGGGCCACCACCGGCATCGCCGACATCACCGCGGTGGCCACGTACACCCACTACTGGGGCATGTTCTCCGACATACCCCAGTGGGTGATCGCGCTGATCGCCCTCGCCGTGGTTCTCACCGTGAACCTGATCTCCGTGAAGATCTTCGGCGAGATGGAGTTCTGGTTCGCCATCGTCAAGGTCGGCGCGCTCGTCGTCTTCATGTGCATCGGCATCTTCCTCCTGGTCACCCAGCACCCCGTCGACGGCCACCACCCCGGCCCGGCGCTGATCACCGACAACGGCGGCGTGTTCCCCAACGGCCTGCTGCCCATGCTGCTGATCATCCAGGGCGTCGTCTTCGCCTACGCCTCCGTCGAACTCGTCGGCGTCGCCGCGGGCGAGACGGAGCACCCCGAGAAGATCATGCCGAAGGCGATCAACTCCATCATGTGGCGCGTCGGCCTGTTCTACGTCGGCTCGGTCGTCCTGCTGTCGATGCTGCTGCCCTGGAACAGGTACAGCGCCGGTGAGAGCCCGTTCGTGACCGTCCTGTCCCACATCGGGATCCCCGCGGCGGGCGGCGTGATGAACCTCGTCGTCCTCACAGCGGCCATGTCCTCGCTGAACTCCGGCCTGTACTCCACCGGCCGCATCCTGCGCTCGATGGCGGTCAACGGCTCCGCGCCGAAGTTCACCGCGCGCATGAGCAGGAGCCAGGTCCCCTACGGCGGCATCCTGCTGACCAGCGGCATCTGCGTCCTCGGCGTCGGCCTCAACTACGTCGTGCCCGCCGACGCCTTCGAGATCGTGCTGAACTTCGCCGCGATCGGCATCCTCGCCACCTGGGGCATGATCATGCTCTGTCACCTGCTGTTCTGGCGGAAGGCCCGCAGCGGCGAGCTGACCCGCCCCGGCTACCGGCTGCCGGGCTCCCCCTGGACCGAGATCGTGACGCTGGGCTTCCTCGCCTCCGTCCTGGTCCTCATGTACGCCGACGGCGGCGCCGGGCGCACCACCGTGCTGTGCCTGCCGCTGATCGTCGGGGCGCTGGTCGCCGGCTGGTACGCCATCCGCCGCCGCACGCGCACCTCCACCCGGGCCGACGCGTGAACCCCGCGCAGGCCGACGACACCCACTCACCAGTGATACAGGCAGTGATGTACAGCAGTGTTCTCGCGGCGGCACCCCCGGTCCGCGAACCCCTCCACGCACCCGTCGCCCACCTCGTCCGCGGCGGGATGACCGAGGGCGTCCACTACGGCTCCCTCGTCGTCCTCGGCGCCGACGGCCAGGTCGACTTCCAGCTCGGCGACATCGAGGCCGCCTTCTATCCGCGCTCCGCCCTCAAGCCCGTCCAGGCCGTGGCCATGGCGCGGGCCGGCCTCCCGCTGGAGGGTGAGCTGCTCTCGCTCGCCGCCGCCAGCCACTCCGGCGAGGAACGCCACCTCGCCGGCACCCGGCGGATCCTCGACCTGGCCGGTCTGACCGAGGACGACCTGCGCAACGTCCCCGACCTGCCGTTCGACCCGGTGGTCCGGGACGCCTGGGTGCGCGAGGGCCGCCTGCCCTCCCGGCTCGCCCAGAACTGCTCCGGCAAGCACGCGGCCATGCTGTACACCTGCAAGCTCAACGGCTGGTCCCTCGACGACTACCTCGACCCGGCCCACCCCCTCCAGCAGGCCATCGCCGAGATCGTCGAGGACCTGACCGGGCAGCGGATCGCCCACGTCACCGTCGACGGCTGCGGCGCGCCCCTGTTCTCCGTCTCCCTGCACGGCCTGGCGCGCGCCGCCGCCCGCATCACCACCACCGCCCCCGGCACCCCGGAGGCGCGGGTGGCCGACGCGATGCGCGAACACGCCGAGATGGCCTCCGGATCGGGCCGGGACGTCGCCGCCGTGATGCGGGCCGTGCCCGGGCTGCTCGCCAAGGACGGCTTCGAGGGCGTCCAGGTCGCCGCGCTGCCGGACGGCCGCGCGATCGCGGTGAAGATCGCCGACGGCGCCGACCGGGCCCGCATCCCGGTCGCGGCGGCCGCCCTCGTCCGGGCCGGCGTCGATGCCGGCCTGCTCGCCGAGTTCGCGGGCGAGCCGCTGCTCGGCGGCGGCGAGCCGGTCGGCTGCGTCCGCCCGGTGCGTGCACTGGCCCCGGCCCCGCTCACCGCCTGCGCCTGACGGCCCGCGAAACCGATCGTCTCCGTATCCCCGAAACCTCCGGACAAGGACCCGCACCCTCATGACCGCCGCCACCCGTAGCGAACACGACCTGCTCGGCGACCGCGACGTGCCCGCCGAGGCGTACTGGGGCATCCACACCCTGCGCGCCAGGGAGAACTTCCCCATCACCGGCACCCCGATCTCCGCCTACCCGCACCTGATCGACGCCCTCGCCGCCGTCAAGGAGGCCGCCGCCCTCGCCAACGAGGAACTCGGCCTTCTCGAGCCGCAGAAGGCAGCCGCCATCGCCCAGGCCTGCCGTGAGATCCGCGCGGGCGAGCTGCACGACCAGTTCGTCGTCGACGTCATCCAGGGCGGCGCCGGCACGTCGACCAACATGAACGCCAACGAGGTCGTCGCCAACCGCGCGCTGGAGCTCCTCGGACACACCAAGGGGCAGTACGCGTTCCTGCACCCCAACGAGGACGTCAACCTGGGGCAGTCCACCAACGACGTCTACCCGACCGCCGTGAAGATCGCCACGGTCTTCGCGGTGCGCTCCCTGCTGAAGGCGATGGCGGTGCTCCAGGACGCCTTCGCCGCCAAGGCCGTCGAGTTCCGCGACGTCCTGAAGATGGGACGCACCCAGCTGCAGGACGCGGTGCCGATGACGCTCGGGCAGGAGTTCTCCGCCTACGCCGTCATGCTGGACGAGGACCGCAGCCGGCTGGCGGAGGCCGTCGAGCTGATCCACGAGATCAACCTCGGTGCGACCGCGATCGGCACCGGCCTCAACGCCCCCGCCGGATACGCCGAGGCCGCCCGCCGGCACCTCGCCGCCATCACCGGTCTGCCGCTGGTCACGGCGGCGAACCTGGTCGAGGCCACGCAGGACTGCGGCGCGTTCGTCCAGATGTCGGGCGTCCTCAAGCGGATCGCCGTCAAGCTGTCGAAGAGCTGCAACGACCTGCGCCTGCTGTCCTCCGGGCCACGCGCCGGCTTGGGTGAGATCAACCTGCCGCCCGTGCAGGCCGGTTCGTCCATCATGCCCGGCAAGGTCAACCCGGTGATCCCCGAGGTCGTCAACCAGGTCGCCTTCGAGGTGATCGGCAACGACGTCACCATCACCATGGCCGCCGAGGCCGGACAGCTCCAGCTCAACGCCTTCGAGCCGGTCATCCTGCACTCCCTGTCGGAGAGCATCACCCACCTGGAGAGCGCCTGCCTCACGCTGGCCGAGCGCTGCGTGGCCGGCATCACCGCCAACACCGATGCGCTGCGCGCCACCGTCGAGAACTCCATCGGCCTGGTCACCGCCCTCAACCCGCACATCGGCTACACGGCCGCCACCGACATCGCCAAGGAAGCCCTCGCCACCGGCCGCGGAGTCGCGGAACTCGTCCTGGAGAAGGGCCTGTTGCCGGCCGAGCGGCTCGCCGCACTGCTGCGCCCGGAGGTCGTCGCGGGCAGCGGCGTCCCCGTGGCCTGAGCCGCGCGGGCGCACCAGGACCGGCCGGAGGCACAATAGCGATCATGACGTCGTCGACGACCTTCCAGCCGGTCCTGGAGCGTATTGCCGAGGAAGTGGGGCGGGCACCCGGCCGCGGGCGCTGCGCCGACTACATCCCGGCGCTCGCGGCCCGCGACCCGCGCGCCTTCGGCATGGCCGTCGCGGAGCTGGACGGCACGGTGTACGGCGTGGGGGACTGGCGGGAGCCGTTCTCCGCGCAGTCCATCACGAAGGTGTTCACCCTTGCCCTCGACCTCGCCCGCGAGGGCGACGAACTGTGGGAGCACGTGGGCCGCGAACCCTCCGGCAACCCGTTCAACTCCCTGGTGCAGCTGGAGTACGAGAACGGCATCCCGCGCAACCCGTTCATCAACGCGGGCGCCCTGGTGGTCACCGACCGCCTGCAGACCCGTACGGGCGACGCGGCGGGGGAGCTGCTGGCCTTCCTGCGAGCCGAGAGCGGCAACGCCACCCTCGACTTCGACAAGGAGGTCGCCGCCTCCGAGGCCGCGCACGGCGACCGCAACGCCGCCCTCGCCCACTTCATGGCGTCCTACGGCAACATCGGCAACCCGGTGCCGGTCCTGCTGGACCAGTACTTCCGCCAGTGCTCGGTCGAGGCCTCCTGCGCCGACCTCGCCCTGGCCACCACCTTCCTGGCCCGGCACGGCATACGGGCCGACGGCACCCGGCTGCTCAGACGCAGCCAGGCCAAGCAGGTCAACGCGATCATGCTGACCTGCGGGACGTACGACGCGGCGGGCGACTTCGCCTACCGCGTCGGGCTGCCCGGCAAGAGCGGTGTCGGCGGCGGCATCGTCGCCGTCGTGCCGGGCCGGTGCGCGCTGTGCGTGTGGAGCCCCGGTCTGGACGAACGGGGCAACTCGGTGGCGGGCGTCGCGGCCCTGGACCGGTTCACGACACTCACCGGGCTGTCGGTGTTCTGAGCCCGTCCCGGCAGGCGATCACACG encodes:
- a CDS encoding amino acid permease; translation: MSEQHLKGETRPSSSHVDAGDAGYSKSLKSRHVNMIAIGGAIGTGLFLGAGGRLADAGPSLFIAYAVCGVFAFLVVRALGELVLYRPSSGAFVSYAREFLGEKGAYTAGWMYFLNWATTGIADITAVATYTHYWGMFSDIPQWVIALIALAVVLTVNLISVKIFGEMEFWFAIVKVGALVVFMCIGIFLLVTQHPVDGHHPGPALITDNGGVFPNGLLPMLLIIQGVVFAYASVELVGVAAGETEHPEKIMPKAINSIMWRVGLFYVGSVVLLSMLLPWNRYSAGESPFVTVLSHIGIPAAGGVMNLVVLTAAMSSLNSGLYSTGRILRSMAVNGSAPKFTARMSRSQVPYGGILLTSGICVLGVGLNYVVPADAFEIVLNFAAIGILATWGMIMLCHLLFWRKARSGELTRPGYRLPGSPWTEIVTLGFLASVLVLMYADGGAGRTTVLCLPLIVGALVAGWYAIRRRTRTSTRADA
- a CDS encoding asparaginase, coding for MYSSVLAAAPPVREPLHAPVAHLVRGGMTEGVHYGSLVVLGADGQVDFQLGDIEAAFYPRSALKPVQAVAMARAGLPLEGELLSLAAASHSGEERHLAGTRRILDLAGLTEDDLRNVPDLPFDPVVRDAWVREGRLPSRLAQNCSGKHAAMLYTCKLNGWSLDDYLDPAHPLQQAIAEIVEDLTGQRIAHVTVDGCGAPLFSVSLHGLARAAARITTTAPGTPEARVADAMREHAEMASGSGRDVAAVMRAVPGLLAKDGFEGVQVAALPDGRAIAVKIADGADRARIPVAAAALVRAGVDAGLLAEFAGEPLLGGGEPVGCVRPVRALAPAPLTACA
- the aspA gene encoding aspartate ammonia-lyase, with the translated sequence MTAATRSEHDLLGDRDVPAEAYWGIHTLRARENFPITGTPISAYPHLIDALAAVKEAAALANEELGLLEPQKAAAIAQACREIRAGELHDQFVVDVIQGGAGTSTNMNANEVVANRALELLGHTKGQYAFLHPNEDVNLGQSTNDVYPTAVKIATVFAVRSLLKAMAVLQDAFAAKAVEFRDVLKMGRTQLQDAVPMTLGQEFSAYAVMLDEDRSRLAEAVELIHEINLGATAIGTGLNAPAGYAEAARRHLAAITGLPLVTAANLVEATQDCGAFVQMSGVLKRIAVKLSKSCNDLRLLSSGPRAGLGEINLPPVQAGSSIMPGKVNPVIPEVVNQVAFEVIGNDVTITMAAEAGQLQLNAFEPVILHSLSESITHLESACLTLAERCVAGITANTDALRATVENSIGLVTALNPHIGYTAATDIAKEALATGRGVAELVLEKGLLPAERLAALLRPEVVAGSGVPVA
- a CDS encoding glutaminase; the protein is MTSSTTFQPVLERIAEEVGRAPGRGRCADYIPALAARDPRAFGMAVAELDGTVYGVGDWREPFSAQSITKVFTLALDLAREGDELWEHVGREPSGNPFNSLVQLEYENGIPRNPFINAGALVVTDRLQTRTGDAAGELLAFLRAESGNATLDFDKEVAASEAAHGDRNAALAHFMASYGNIGNPVPVLLDQYFRQCSVEASCADLALATTFLARHGIRADGTRLLRRSQAKQVNAIMLTCGTYDAAGDFAYRVGLPGKSGVGGGIVAVVPGRCALCVWSPGLDERGNSVAGVAALDRFTTLTGLSVF